A portion of the Actomonas aquatica genome contains these proteins:
- a CDS encoding vanadium-dependent haloperoxidase gives MPRLAPLLAGVACLAATSPHLSYAETNPVLFWNEQALNATRLARNPPPVSALWFGSYHAAIADAVNGIEQRWEPWLVKESAPAGANVDAAIAAAARTMLRQIWGQQANPRLFDVAYTDALAAIPDGPGKDAGLAWGQKVAEAVLTQRSLSGFKVAPKYLPSDAPGKWRPTAPDFRAGVTPQMATTQPFVLQKPNQFRAPPPPPVDSKAYAEELMHVMRVGSRDDADRSEYDTLSVPFWADGLGTAGPSGHWNEITARIARDRGLDTIECARLFALLNFAAADGFITAWDSKYFYNTARPETDARELTAEINPYFKPDPDFIPSMASLPFPAYISAHMTFTSAAVRVLQRYFGTDEVAFSIGSDALPGVVRDYQTLSSVREEVGASRIFGGIHFPMDVDAARIAGIHVGDWVFENSLQPQH, from the coding sequence ATGCCCCGCCTTGCCCCTCTCCTTGCTGGGGTCGCCTGCCTAGCTGCGACCTCTCCGCACCTTTCCTATGCGGAAACCAATCCGGTCCTGTTCTGGAATGAACAGGCTCTCAACGCGACCCGCCTCGCCCGCAACCCGCCCCCCGTCAGTGCCTTGTGGTTCGGTTCTTACCATGCTGCCATCGCCGATGCGGTGAATGGCATCGAGCAACGCTGGGAGCCGTGGCTCGTGAAAGAATCCGCCCCGGCCGGTGCCAACGTCGATGCCGCCATCGCCGCCGCCGCGCGCACCATGCTCCGTCAAATCTGGGGCCAGCAGGCCAATCCGCGCCTTTTCGACGTGGCTTACACGGACGCCCTCGCCGCCATTCCCGACGGGCCCGGCAAGGACGCCGGCCTCGCCTGGGGCCAAAAGGTCGCCGAAGCCGTGCTCACCCAACGCTCCCTCAGCGGCTTTAAAGTTGCCCCCAAATACCTCCCCAGTGACGCCCCGGGGAAATGGCGTCCCACCGCGCCGGACTTCCGCGCTGGAGTCACGCCGCAGATGGCCACAACCCAACCCTTCGTCCTGCAAAAACCCAACCAGTTTCGCGCCCCACCACCGCCGCCGGTTGATTCCAAGGCTTACGCCGAGGAGCTCATGCATGTCATGCGCGTGGGCAGTCGCGACGATGCGGATCGCTCCGAATACGACACCCTCAGCGTGCCGTTCTGGGCCGATGGCCTCGGCACCGCCGGTCCCTCCGGCCATTGGAACGAAATCACCGCCCGCATCGCCCGCGACCGGGGTCTCGACACCATCGAATGCGCCCGGCTCTTCGCGTTGCTCAACTTCGCCGCCGCCGACGGTTTCATCACCGCATGGGACAGCAAATACTTCTACAACACCGCTCGCCCCGAAACCGACGCCCGCGAACTCACGGCCGAAATCAACCCTTACTTCAAACCGGACCCGGACTTCATTCCCAGCATGGCGTCCCTGCCATTCCCGGCCTACATCTCCGCCCACATGACCTTCACATCGGCGGCCGTGCGTGTCCTGCAACGCTACTTCGGCACCGACGAAGTGGCCTTCTCCATCGGCTCCGACGCCTTGCCCGGCGTCGTGCGCGACTACCAGACCCTCTCCTCCGTGCGGGAGGAAGTTGGCGCCAGCCGCATCTTCGGTGGCATCCACTTCCCGATGGATGTCGACGCCGCCCGCATCGCCGGCATCCATGTCGGAGACTGGGTGTTCGAAAACAGCCTTCAACCCCAGCACTGA
- a CDS encoding alginate export family protein — protein sequence MCTRLVLRLLAAGCGTVCLTASHLSAQAPSPAPTFQFLRWQEDWSAWSPPAGPTSGFDALKHVTLKSGDWLSFGADFRARAESWRNFNFGAPAGISHDDTFILTRWRAHADYHATTGLRAFAELKGAYASERDLPGGIRPIDQDKFELQQAFLEFDLPFAPSVRARAGRQLFAFGAQRLISGLPWANALRTWDGLRLDTSVAGWQISGFGAAFVPSTARGIGTAADDNRLFGVYASRPGLDAYVLHHQWPSRTFNGSTGRDARWTLGTRLHGRVSARTDYELELSYQTGSVGPHDVTAWSIASQIGLRPLAEADTLRLWVGFDAASGDDRPGGRVGTFNQLYPLGHAYFGIADVIGRQNIIDLSAGATWKPFPRLTLNAAWHHFRTQDTADALYNPGGGVVRAAGTYTDPEIADELDLVAAWKINRHVVAALGWAHVFAGPAIRQSGPAQDIDFAYATTTWTF from the coding sequence ATGTGCACTCGCCTCGTCCTGCGGCTGCTCGCTGCGGGTTGCGGAACCGTCTGCCTGACGGCATCGCATCTCTCCGCCCAAGCCCCATCCCCTGCGCCGACGTTTCAATTCCTGCGCTGGCAGGAAGACTGGTCGGCTTGGTCCCCTCCGGCCGGACCCACGTCCGGCTTTGATGCCCTCAAACACGTCACCCTTAAATCCGGTGACTGGTTGAGTTTTGGCGCTGATTTCCGCGCCCGCGCGGAATCCTGGCGCAACTTCAATTTCGGGGCCCCCGCCGGTATTTCCCACGACGATACTTTTATCCTCACGCGCTGGCGCGCCCACGCTGACTACCATGCCACCACTGGATTGCGCGCCTTTGCCGAGTTGAAAGGCGCCTACGCCAGCGAACGAGATTTGCCCGGCGGAATACGGCCCATCGATCAGGACAAATTTGAACTCCAACAGGCCTTTCTGGAGTTCGATCTGCCGTTCGCTCCCTCCGTGCGGGCGCGCGCCGGTCGACAGCTCTTTGCCTTCGGCGCCCAACGCCTTATCAGCGGATTGCCTTGGGCGAATGCCTTGCGCACCTGGGACGGTTTGCGTCTCGATACAAGCGTGGCCGGTTGGCAGATCAGCGGTTTCGGCGCCGCATTTGTGCCCTCCACGGCTCGCGGCATCGGCACCGCCGCCGATGACAATCGCCTCTTCGGCGTGTATGCATCGCGCCCCGGTCTCGACGCCTACGTGCTGCACCACCAGTGGCCTTCCCGCACATTCAACGGCAGCACCGGTCGCGATGCCCGCTGGACCCTCGGCACCCGCCTCCACGGTCGCGTTTCCGCCCGCACCGACTACGAACTCGAACTCAGCTACCAGACCGGCTCAGTCGGTCCGCACGATGTCACCGCCTGGTCCATCGCCAGCCAAATCGGCCTGCGTCCACTCGCCGAAGCTGACACCCTGCGGCTTTGGGTGGGCTTTGATGCCGCCAGCGGCGACGATCGGCCGGGCGGCCGCGTGGGCACCTTCAATCAACTTTACCCGCTCGGCCACGCCTACTTCGGCATCGCCGACGTGATTGGACGACAGAACATCATCGACCTCAGCGCCGGCGCCACATGGAAACCGTTCCCACGTCTTACTTTGAACGCCGCCTGGCACCACTTCCGGACCCAAGACACCGCCGACGCGCTTTACAATCCCGGCGGCGGAGTCGTCCGCGCCGCCGGGACTTACACCGATCCCGAAATCGCCGACGAACTCGACCTGGTGGCAGCGTGGAAAATCAACCGTCACGTCGTCGCCGCGCTTGGCTGGGCCCACGTCTTCGCCGGTCCGGCCATCCGCCAAAGTGGGCCCGCTCAGGACATCGATTTCGCCTACGCCACGACTACCTGGACCTTCTAG
- a CDS encoding RNA polymerase sigma factor, whose protein sequence is MKDPDDASTRPAQDFSSLYQTTIAPLRRYLGRLLGNHSEAEEIAHDAFARIYQLPANKPEALLYTTARRLAINRIKRRSISPIAPTDAPLENAASSMPDVTRQVIARQELELLDEAINDLPPGCRNVLLLRKVELLSHKEIGERLGIAVSTVEKQHARALRLLRASLLAKAEDASSPFATDSPRPS, encoded by the coding sequence ATGAAAGATCCAGACGACGCGTCCACCCGCCCGGCCCAAGATTTTAGCAGCCTCTACCAGACGACCATCGCACCACTGCGTCGCTACTTGGGTCGTTTGCTCGGCAACCATTCCGAAGCCGAAGAGATTGCCCACGATGCCTTTGCCCGCATCTATCAACTTCCGGCCAACAAACCCGAGGCACTGCTCTACACCACCGCCCGGCGCCTCGCCATCAACCGGATCAAACGCCGCTCCATTTCCCCCATTGCGCCCACGGACGCGCCCTTGGAAAACGCTGCCTCGAGCATGCCGGATGTCACCCGCCAGGTCATCGCCCGCCAGGAGCTCGAGTTGCTTGATGAAGCCATCAACGACCTGCCCCCCGGCTGCCGTAACGTGCTCCTCCTGCGGAAGGTGGAGCTGCTCTCGCACAAGGAAATCGGCGAGCGTCTCGGCATCGCAGTGAGCACCGTCGAAAAACAACACGCCCGCGCGCTGCGCCTGCTGCGCGCGTCCCTGCTCGCGAAAGCCGAGGACGCCTCCTCGCCCTTCGCGACCGACTCTCCCAGACCATCATGA
- a CDS encoding FecR family protein has translation MNPSPSRPESSLEETASLWAARLEGATLTADQRNELDSWLDADPSHREALSNFCQLSTDLERHLPQLLSSGSVTMPVASPAAATRPARHGLVWGWLTATAVAALALTTLWWQSRPAPASPTHFATAVAQSQSVILADGTHVDLNAGTRLVVEHTAKERRVRLAGGQAFFQVTKDPSRPFIVDTPAGSVRVTGTAFDVRTPSSGQIEVTVQEGSVQVRLGPESAPADVGPISLTAEDQLTSHGPAAPLVRRIGSDGVADALAWRDGMIVFDRTPMEEALARFAQFHGRGISAAPQVSATEVSGRYPLANLDFFLNSLESVFPVTVIHDQSGTIRVLPRA, from the coding sequence ATGAATCCTTCACCATCCCGTCCCGAGTCCTCACTCGAGGAAACGGCCTCTCTGTGGGCGGCGCGGTTGGAGGGTGCAACCCTCACCGCCGATCAGCGCAACGAGCTCGACTCTTGGCTCGACGCCGATCCGTCCCACCGGGAAGCACTCTCAAACTTCTGCCAACTCTCGACCGACCTTGAGCGGCACCTGCCTCAACTCCTTTCATCCGGTTCCGTCACCATGCCCGTAGCCTCCCCGGCCGCCGCGACGCGCCCAGCGCGTCACGGTCTGGTCTGGGGATGGCTCACGGCGACGGCCGTAGCCGCTCTCGCGCTCACCACCCTATGGTGGCAATCCCGTCCGGCCCCCGCCTCTCCCACGCACTTTGCCACCGCCGTCGCGCAGAGTCAGTCGGTCATCCTCGCCGATGGCACGCATGTTGATCTCAACGCCGGCACCCGCCTCGTCGTTGAACACACCGCCAAAGAGCGCCGTGTTCGCCTCGCCGGCGGTCAGGCCTTCTTCCAGGTCACCAAAGACCCCAGCCGTCCTTTTATTGTGGATACACCCGCCGGATCCGTGCGCGTCACCGGCACTGCATTTGACGTGCGCACCCCATCGTCCGGTCAGATCGAAGTCACCGTGCAGGAAGGTTCCGTCCAGGTGCGCCTGGGTCCCGAATCCGCCCCAGCAGATGTCGGTCCGATCTCGCTCACAGCCGAGGACCAGCTCACCTCCCACGGTCCCGCCGCACCGCTCGTGCGGCGCATCGGCTCCGACGGTGTGGCCGATGCCCTCGCCTGGCGCGATGGCATGATCGTCTTCGACCGCACGCCGATGGAGGAGGCGCTGGCGCGCTTCGCCCAATTCCATGGCCGCGGCATCAGCGCCGCGCCGCAGGTGTCCGCGACCGAAGTCAGCGGCCGTTACCCGCTCGCCAATCTGGATTTCTTCCTCAACAGCCTCGAGTCGGTCTTCCCCGTCACGGTCATCCATGACCAAAGCGGCACCATCCGCGTGTTACCACGCGCCTAG
- a CDS encoding TonB-dependent receptor plug domain-containing protein: MRLFAVPFRATVHLCLAFCLSLSAVSSVLAAPQLFDIPAQPADRALATFTRVTSVTLLYAPAELHKVQSTAVHGEFEPSDALVRLLRDTGYVPRLQDGAYLITSAKEPLGALVGRITTGNGAPPAGTLVAIPALHRQTVTNRHGEYHFPNLPRGSYQIVANRAGYHPLHINAAQVTAEPFTYLAPAVLRPANTATELAPVVVEGRLNRRGPLDPGPTIWGPRRAGDNLDLNRHLNDALPFIIYDRDRITRSGVVNLNDFLRREILDTDATALPPDQNSSGSLIASGSSNLNLRGFSAEETVVLVNGRRLPEILTTTDPSDGSRPGYQPPDVNFIPLSLVQQVQVLPASASALYSGNAIGGVINILLRPDGLGTEHSEITATYTNATEGFDAAYSSVSLMHTQSLLDGKLALRLNANFVSTVPATEAELHYQRNNAPAEIAPNDALYRATPNVRAVGSGSLFPDSPARVTSVAPGADGSGGLAAFAGREGQRNFDLYDSPGTLANALYGIDYPYGREQKRELYFASAVYTVSPWLELGLDAAYSSTTINRGYDVFRADLLLRRNNPLNPFGTDARVSLYETPTALGQNYSEANIDFYSLVGSALITLPWDWKAVIDTQYSHSATKYRGLADVDRARWQALVDRGDYNPLRDTQLDGPPQAFYDEVLIYTGGRDQFVTLGDYETFDGAFRLTHENLPLPTGRSVVNLGADYRITTLKGYDAVRRYGDGSLQRLPDRWRGRTLERVSAFMELQAPLYPRQRLPTWIETIEGDFATRFIIADTAAETNIAPTVAMKIGFTNGLTLRGSFTTSNRFPTPYMSRNTGNGVTTGTGVRYVGITDPRRGNEAYEAEEVSVLNPGLQSENAVTQTFGIIYERGERHRLRLSLDFFDTQKTNEIRGLGPSELLNLEAYFPELVVREAPAAGDPYAVGRITEFRTGAYNLASRHSQNYVAAIDYARRDVFGGTLDLRARLLWFDKYDQEIFPEEPLIDEIRDPSGATGLLEYRATFGGGWSNRWFAAGFDGQYFHSRRLPRLEWPAQGARTLDPYWQTDIYVQGDLGHWFLPEESKLGLKGQLRVNNVFKKDYPYYANGPSSSGVQPYGDWRGRTFSVSLTAEF; the protein is encoded by the coding sequence ATGCGATTATTCGCCGTCCCTTTCCGGGCGACAGTTCACCTGTGCCTTGCCTTCTGCCTAAGCCTCTCCGCGGTTTCGTCGGTCCTGGCGGCTCCGCAGCTTTTCGACATTCCGGCACAACCAGCCGACCGCGCCCTCGCCACCTTCACGCGCGTCACCTCCGTGACCCTGCTCTACGCCCCGGCCGAGCTGCACAAAGTTCAGTCCACCGCCGTCCACGGCGAGTTTGAGCCCAGTGATGCGCTGGTGCGCCTCCTCCGCGATACCGGTTACGTCCCCCGCCTGCAGGATGGCGCCTACCTCATCACCAGCGCAAAGGAACCACTGGGCGCACTCGTCGGCCGCATCACCACCGGCAACGGCGCGCCTCCCGCCGGAACCCTGGTCGCCATTCCCGCCCTGCATCGTCAGACCGTCACCAACCGCCACGGCGAATACCACTTCCCGAATTTGCCGCGCGGCTCCTATCAGATCGTGGCCAACCGCGCCGGCTACCACCCCTTGCACATCAATGCTGCGCAAGTGACCGCCGAGCCCTTCACCTATCTGGCACCTGCGGTCCTGCGCCCGGCCAACACCGCCACCGAACTCGCCCCCGTGGTCGTCGAAGGCCGCCTCAATCGCCGCGGCCCGCTCGATCCCGGCCCCACCATCTGGGGACCACGCCGCGCGGGCGACAACCTCGACCTCAACCGGCACCTCAACGACGCGCTCCCGTTCATCATCTACGACCGCGATCGCATCACCCGCAGCGGAGTGGTGAACCTCAACGATTTCCTGCGTCGCGAAATTTTGGATACAGATGCCACCGCGCTGCCACCGGATCAAAACAGCAGCGGGAGTCTCATCGCCAGCGGCAGCTCCAACCTCAATCTCCGCGGATTCAGCGCCGAGGAAACCGTCGTGCTCGTCAACGGCCGCCGCCTGCCCGAGATCCTCACCACCACCGATCCTTCCGACGGCAGTCGTCCCGGCTACCAACCGCCCGACGTCAACTTCATCCCGCTCTCTCTGGTGCAGCAGGTCCAGGTGCTGCCGGCCTCAGCCTCCGCGCTCTACAGCGGCAATGCCATCGGCGGCGTGATCAACATCCTCCTGCGCCCCGACGGACTCGGCACCGAACACAGTGAGATCACCGCCACCTATACCAATGCCACCGAGGGCTTCGACGCCGCCTACAGCTCGGTTTCGCTCATGCACACGCAGTCGTTGCTCGACGGAAAACTCGCCCTGCGCCTCAACGCCAACTTCGTCTCCACCGTTCCCGCCACCGAAGCCGAGCTGCACTATCAGCGGAACAATGCCCCCGCTGAAATTGCCCCCAACGATGCGCTTTATCGCGCCACCCCCAACGTCCGCGCGGTCGGCTCCGGCAGCTTGTTTCCAGACTCCCCCGCAAGGGTGACCTCCGTGGCCCCCGGCGCCGATGGCTCCGGGGGTCTTGCTGCTTTTGCGGGCCGGGAAGGCCAACGCAATTTCGACCTCTACGATTCGCCCGGCACCCTCGCCAACGCCCTCTACGGCATCGATTACCCCTACGGTCGCGAACAGAAGCGTGAGCTCTACTTCGCCTCCGCCGTCTACACCGTTTCGCCCTGGCTGGAACTCGGCCTCGATGCCGCGTATTCGTCGACCACCATCAATCGCGGCTACGATGTCTTCCGCGCCGATTTGCTGCTGCGCCGCAACAACCCGCTCAATCCCTTCGGCACCGACGCGCGCGTCTCCCTCTACGAAACGCCAACCGCTCTCGGACAAAACTACAGCGAGGCCAACATCGATTTTTACTCTCTCGTCGGCAGCGCCCTCATCACCCTGCCGTGGGATTGGAAAGCCGTCATCGACACCCAATACTCCCACAGCGCGACCAAATACCGCGGCCTCGCTGACGTCGACCGCGCGCGTTGGCAGGCCCTTGTCGATCGCGGCGATTACAATCCCCTGCGCGACACCCAACTCGATGGACCGCCGCAAGCCTTCTACGACGAGGTGCTCATCTACACCGGAGGCCGCGATCAGTTTGTCACTCTCGGCGACTACGAAACCTTCGACGGTGCGTTCCGCCTCACGCACGAGAACCTGCCGCTGCCCACCGGCCGTTCGGTCGTCAATCTGGGCGCCGACTACCGCATCACTACCCTCAAAGGTTATGACGCGGTGCGCCGCTACGGTGACGGTTCCTTGCAACGGCTCCCTGATCGCTGGCGTGGACGCACCCTCGAACGCGTGAGCGCCTTCATGGAGTTGCAGGCTCCGCTCTACCCGCGTCAGCGCCTGCCCACCTGGATCGAGACGATCGAAGGCGACTTCGCCACCCGCTTCATCATCGCCGACACCGCCGCCGAAACGAACATCGCGCCCACCGTGGCGATGAAGATCGGCTTCACCAACGGGCTCACCCTGCGCGGTAGCTTCACCACCTCCAACCGTTTCCCGACGCCCTACATGAGCCGCAACACCGGCAACGGCGTCACCACCGGCACCGGCGTGCGCTACGTCGGCATCACCGACCCCCGTCGCGGCAACGAAGCGTATGAGGCCGAAGAGGTCTCCGTGCTCAACCCCGGCCTGCAGAGCGAAAACGCCGTCACTCAAACCTTCGGCATCATTTACGAACGGGGGGAACGCCACCGCCTGCGCCTCTCGCTCGACTTTTTCGACACCCAGAAAACCAACGAAATCCGCGGACTGGGACCGTCTGAGCTGCTCAACCTCGAGGCCTATTTCCCGGAACTCGTCGTGCGGGAAGCGCCCGCGGCCGGAGATCCCTACGCCGTTGGCCGCATCACTGAGTTCCGCACCGGCGCCTACAACCTCGCCAGTCGTCACTCCCAAAACTACGTCGCCGCCATCGACTATGCTCGCCGCGATGTGTTTGGCGGCACCCTCGACCTGCGCGCCCGGCTGCTGTGGTTCGACAAATACGACCAGGAAATCTTCCCGGAAGAGCCGCTCATCGACGAGATTCGCGATCCCAGTGGGGCCACCGGCTTGTTGGAGTATCGCGCCACCTTTGGCGGCGGATGGTCCAACCGTTGGTTCGCCGCCGGCTTCGACGGACAATACTTCCACTCCCGCCGTCTCCCGCGCTTGGAATGGCCAGCTCAGGGGGCCCGCACCCTTGATCCCTATTGGCAGACCGATATCTACGTGCAGGGCGACCTCGGCCATTGGTTTCTCCCCGAGGAATCCAAGCTCGGGCTGAAAGGCCAGCTGCGCGTGAACAACGTCTTCAAGAAGGATTATCCCTATTACGCCAACGGTCCGTCCAGCTCCGGCGTGCAACCCTACGGCGACTGGCGCGGCCGCACCTTCTCCGTCTCCCTCACCGCCGAGTTTTAG
- a CDS encoding acyl carrier protein: protein MPSATLTSEADLRSALKRCRPQTIDAAVAYRQSGDAALLPVIITGVIERFVEPDLRPVLRSADDTLRLSEDLGLDSLTMMEIVLLAEEVFSINVSAEELRHLCTLGQIKMFIVHKARNS, encoded by the coding sequence ATGCCTTCCGCCACCCTGACTTCCGAAGCCGACCTGCGCAGCGCGCTCAAACGCTGCCGCCCCCAGACCATCGACGCGGCCGTGGCGTATCGGCAATCCGGAGACGCCGCCTTGTTGCCGGTCATCATCACCGGCGTCATCGAACGCTTCGTCGAACCCGACCTGCGTCCCGTCCTGCGCAGCGCCGATGACACCCTGCGCCTCAGCGAAGACCTCGGCCTCGATTCCCTCACCATGATGGAAATCGTGCTCCTCGCCGAAGAGGTTTTCTCGATCAACGTCAGCGCCGAGGAGCTCCGTCACCTCTGCACCCTCGGCCAGATCAAGATGTTTATCGTGCACAAAGCTCGTAACAGCTGA
- a CDS encoding immunoglobulin domain-containing protein, with amino-acid sequence MPCPLPLRRLTFLAVCTLAPLGVNADPITELPVDRSLFDTNVEIFTEPFEAHLPGQPHFPRPGANVILRATTLPGDHLQWFRDSDPVAPDVTTRELRLKNVTPADTGVYWARITRDGVSVDTAPVPLNVVTAPSSSLVDPTFVNRSVPPGDMLPYSLLVENNAGEIGYLRFFSNFFSGSWGWLSPGGDYSETVYAWSYGESQVDEVATLLPDGSHLRVANSRLTRIDRQGQSTVIDYQGEIPLEVHQWNLAENGDLLHLAGAHLLCLASDGAVRATLLPETVDWASFTQLTPFRDGSGRLLIQGYDNDARPVARVLEADAVPVAGSSTIHTLEGQPPTRLTNGDWVEVANSTLRRYGPDLTLISESDLGRWSTLSWQPLPDGYLYAFVVGQGILRLDTELNQDMGFSVQLPTDAAPSHGRSFLLSGDRLFVSGQFDIADDLATRLVARLDLTGNASGHAPRPFINSRDSVLGGHVLTLDAFAIGNGPFTYEWLNLDQPNLQFPAEPSITLSPYNATNAGRYVVKVTSAAGTAYSEAFDLRGSNSVPVLRNLSARLPLGPNQPVLSMGIVVAPQLPLELLPQPSQVVVARGIGPTLAEFEVPNPLADPMLQLSTDSSAPTQWTNDDWRPLNGFDILAFNAIGYLPLLPGSADSQLSATLSPGVHHLQVLAKPGDSGITLGEIYALYTTPQNATFTNLSLRARTGDGDDTVIGGFVIDDPAELGRPVRLLIRAIGPGLLDFNVADVATDPVLQIFDHTGALVASNDNWSDDASNTLADTALRVGAFALAVNSTDAAVLLELAPGPYTAQVSVADGQHGQILLELYVVP; translated from the coding sequence ATGCCCTGCCCGTTACCCCTGCGACGGTTGACCTTTCTCGCCGTCTGCACCTTGGCTCCGTTGGGGGTCAATGCGGACCCGATTACCGAATTGCCGGTCGATCGATCTCTATTTGATACCAACGTCGAGATCTTCACCGAGCCCTTCGAGGCTCACCTGCCCGGCCAACCCCACTTCCCCCGCCCCGGTGCCAACGTGATCCTGCGCGCCACGACGCTGCCCGGGGACCATCTGCAGTGGTTCCGCGACAGCGATCCCGTGGCCCCCGATGTCACCACTCGGGAACTGCGCCTGAAAAACGTCACTCCCGCCGACACCGGCGTGTATTGGGCGCGCATCACCCGCGACGGTGTCTCCGTTGATACCGCCCCGGTCCCGCTCAACGTCGTCACTGCGCCCTCCTCCAGTTTGGTCGATCCGACCTTCGTCAATCGCTCGGTGCCCCCGGGCGACATGCTGCCCTACAGCTTGCTGGTCGAAAACAATGCCGGGGAGATCGGATACCTGCGCTTCTTCAGTAACTTCTTCTCCGGCTCCTGGGGCTGGCTCAGCCCGGGCGGTGACTACAGTGAAACCGTGTATGCGTGGTCCTACGGCGAGAGTCAGGTGGACGAAGTGGCGACCCTCCTCCCCGACGGCTCACACCTGCGCGTTGCCAACTCGCGCTTAACTCGCATCGACCGCCAGGGCCAATCGACGGTCATCGACTACCAAGGCGAGATCCCCCTGGAAGTCCATCAGTGGAACCTCGCGGAAAACGGGGATCTACTCCACCTTGCTGGCGCCCATCTCCTATGTTTGGCCTCCGACGGCGCCGTGCGCGCCACCCTCCTTCCCGAGACCGTGGATTGGGCCAGTTTCACCCAGCTCACCCCGTTTCGCGATGGCTCCGGGCGACTGTTGATCCAAGGTTACGACAACGACGCCAGACCGGTCGCCCGCGTATTGGAGGCCGATGCGGTTCCCGTCGCCGGATCATCCACGATTCATACCCTGGAGGGCCAACCGCCCACCCGTCTGACGAACGGCGATTGGGTGGAAGTCGCCAACTCCACCCTACGTCGCTACGGCCCCGACCTCACTCTCATTTCGGAATCTGATCTGGGGCGCTGGAGCACGCTCAGCTGGCAGCCCCTGCCCGACGGCTATCTCTACGCCTTCGTCGTTGGACAGGGTATCCTTCGACTGGATACCGAGCTCAATCAGGACATGGGTTTTTCCGTCCAACTCCCGACTGATGCCGCGCCTTCCCACGGACGCAGCTTTCTCCTCTCGGGCGACAGGCTGTTTGTCTCCGGACAATTCGACATAGCCGATGATCTCGCCACCCGGCTGGTTGCCCGTCTGGACCTCACCGGCAACGCGTCAGGCCATGCGCCGAGGCCCTTCATCAACTCGCGGGATTCTGTTCTTGGCGGCCATGTGCTTACCTTGGACGCCTTTGCGATCGGCAACGGTCCCTTCACCTACGAATGGCTTAATCTGGATCAACCAAACCTGCAATTTCCGGCGGAACCGTCGATCACCCTCAGCCCCTATAACGCCACCAACGCCGGTCGCTACGTGGTGAAAGTCACTTCGGCGGCGGGCACGGCATACAGCGAAGCCTTCGATCTCCGCGGATCCAATAGTGTCCCCGTCCTGCGCAACCTCTCCGCCCGCCTGCCGTTGGGACCGAATCAACCGGTGTTGTCCATGGGGATCGTCGTCGCCCCGCAACTGCCGCTGGAGCTGCTGCCTCAGCCCTCTCAGGTGGTGGTCGCCCGCGGCATCGGACCGACCTTGGCCGAGTTTGAGGTCCCAAATCCGCTCGCCGACCCGATGCTGCAACTCTCCACCGACTCCTCCGCGCCAACGCAGTGGACCAACGATGACTGGAGGCCTTTGAACGGATTCGATATCCTCGCTTTCAACGCAATCGGCTACCTGCCCCTGCTCCCCGGTTCCGCCGACAGTCAACTCTCCGCGACTCTCTCTCCTGGTGTCCATCATCTGCAGGTCCTCGCCAAACCTGGCGACAGTGGCATCACCCTGGGCGAAATCTACGCGCTCTACACCACCCCGCAAAACGCCACCTTTACCAATCTCTCGCTCCGGGCGCGCACCGGCGATGGCGACGACACCGTGATCGGTGGCTTCGTGATTGATGATCCAGCCGAGCTGGGTCGCCCCGTGCGCCTCTTGATTCGGGCCATCGGCCCCGGGTTGCTAGATTTTAACGTGGCAGACGTGGCGACCGATCCGGTGCTGCAG